The Stigmatella aurantiaca genome contains the following window.
CGGCGGCGCTGCCGGTGCCGGTGATGGGCGTCATCGCGCCGGGGGCCCAGGCGGCCCTGCGCCGGACGAAGGGCGGCGGTGTGGGCGTCATCGGCACGCCGGGCACCATCCGCTCCGGGGCTTACCAGCGGGAGCTGCAGCGGGCGGACCCCCACGTGCCGGTGAAGGCACGGGCCTGTCCGCTCTTCGTTCCCCTGGCCGAGGAGGGGTGGACGCAGGGAGACGTGCCGGCGCTGGTGGCGCGCGAGTACCTGGCGGACTTCGCCCGGGAGGGCGTGGACACCCTGGTGCTCGGGTGTACCCACTACCCGCTGCTCAAGGACGTCATCGCCCAGGTGGTGGGCCCGCGCGTGGCCCTGGTGGACTCGGCGGAGGCCACGGCGGAGGCGGTGGCCGCGCTGCTGGAGCGCACCCAGGAACTGGCACCGCCGGGTGGGGTGCCCGCTCACGGCTACTTCGTGACGGATGTGCCCGAGCGCTTCGTGGAGGTGGGGGCCCGCTTCCTGGGGCGCCCCATCGCCTCGGCCGAGCAGGTGGACCTGAGCTTCTAGCGGGGCAGGGCGCCGGGGGCGATCTGCTCCGGCTTCTCGGTGCTCTCCAGCAGGGCCTTGGCGGCCTGGACGACGGAGGCCTCCGCGTCCGTGGACTTCAGCACGGCCTTGGCCGCCTCCGTGCCGATGTCGTCCTGGCGCGGCAGCATGCCGGTGGTCCACGTGACGAGCCGCTCCAGCGCGGGGAAGAAGCGGATCATCGTCAGCGGCTTGTTCAGCCAGCCCACGGTGATGCAGTAGTACTTGTGGAAGGGCGCGGTGTGGTGGATGCCATGGTGCGCGGGCGGCAGGATGAGGTGCACTCGCTGCAGGAAGCTCACCACCGGGCCCGGCGTGTCCAGGTGCGACCACTTGTGGAACTGGTTGGTCGCCATCACCCAGAAGATCATCGAGCCCAGGAACGCCGCGAGGAACACCCACGCCGGGCTGCTGTGCGGCATCACCAGCGTGGCGATGCCCACGGGGATGGAGATGGCACAGTTGTTGCCGTTCGTCTCGATGAAGTCGTGACGGGTGATGGCCTTCTGGTCCACGTGGTGCTCACGGAAGGGCCGCACGAAGGCCTTGCCCAGCACGGGCATGGTGGTGGAGCCCCAGGTGTCCGCCATCCAGTGCACGAAGCCCGAGACGAAGTCCGCCGCCAGGTACCCCAGGAGGATGGCGCTCAGCAGCAGCCAGGGGCCCACGTGGGGGTTGCCCCACAGCAGGTACGCCAGCGCCAGCTCCAGCGCGAAGAAGATGGCGATGCTGCCGATGTCCATCAGGCGGATGGCGCGCGAGTAGCCCTGGGCCAGCGCATGAGCGTCCTGCTGACGCAGTTGATTTTGGAGGTTGTTCTTCATCGGACACCCAAGGCGCGGTCAACGCAGGAGGACACCACTGTTCACGGCCAGACGTACGTAGCCCAGGGGCCTTCAGGTTTTCAAGAACGTGCCCGGGGCTCGGACGCTCGGCGGGGGGGCACGGTTCCCATGCCCTGGGGGGCGGAAATCCGTCGTCCGGGGAGGGCAATGCGCACGAACTGTGTGACGCTAACTTGTCTCCCCGGGGGGGCGCTGCTAGCTTCCGCCGCCTTCGGCATGTCGAAAACCTTCGAGAAAGCCGTCACCGGCTTCAACCACAACATCAAGCACAAGGGGAAGGTTTACCACGTCCAGACCGAGGATTCGGGCGTGAACAATCCCCACATCATCACCCACCTGTTCGTGGGTGGGAACATCCTCGCCTCGAAGAAGACCTCCTACGCCGACATCCTCAACGCCGAGAATCTCGCCGAGGTCGTCCGTGAGCTGATGGAGGAGCAGCACAAGGAGATGCTGCGCAACCTCATCAACGGCGTGTACGACAGCTACGAGGCGGGTGCGCGCCACTACCAGCCCGGGCAGCTCGCCACCGATGACCTTCCCCCGGTGAAGGCCCCCGCCCAGGTGGCCCCGGTCGCCAAGCCGCCCCCACCGGCCGCCGCCGCCGCCCTGCCACCGGAAGTGGCCGCCGCCCGCGCGATGAAGATCCAGCCGAAGATCAACGAGGTGGGGGTAGAGACCCTCTTTGGCGAGGATCTCATCTCCGAGAAGAGCCTCGACGAGGTCATCCTCAGCTACCTGGCCGGCGAGGGCGATCCCCCGTAAGGCCCCAGCCTCTGCCCTGTGGGGCGGAGGCGTGACAAGCCCTGAACAGACCCTGTACAATTCCAGGGTGGCCATCCCGTCCCCGGAGGAGGGAGGCCCGTGGGGGGCTTGCCGCATGCGGCATCTGGTTCTGAGCGCGGAGTCTTTGTCGGAAGAGCGTCTGAGCCGGCTGTCGCCCGAGGAGTTCGATGCGCTGCCGTTCGGGGCCATCAAGCTGGATGCCCAGGGGCAGGTGCTGGCCTACAACGCCGCGGAGTCCGCGTTCTCCCGGCGGGCGGCGCCGTCCGTGCTGGGGCGGCGCTTTTTCGAGGACATCGCTCCGTGCACCAACGTGGCCGACTTCCGGGGGCGCTTCGATGCGCTCGTCGAGCGCGGGCGGGGCACGGAGAGCTTTGACTTCCAGTTCCGCTTCCGGTGGGGAACCCGCCACGTGCGCATCCGGCTGATGCTGCTGGGAGACGGCTCCCGCTGGGTGTTCGTCACCTCGCTGCTGGCCCCGATGTTCCTGCCCATGGAGGGGTAAGCGGGCCTCGGGCTCGGGCTCCCGTGCCCTGGGGGCAAGCAGGGGAGCGCCACGGAGTGGAGCCAGGGGCCAGTTGGGGCCACAATCCCCGGGCCGATGATCCAGATCTTCCATGTGTACAAGTCGTATCCGGGGGACCCGCCGGTGCTCTCGGACGTCAACCTGCACGTCGAGAAGGGCGAGTTCATCTTCCTGACGGGCCCCTCGGGCGCCGGGAAGACCACGCTGCTGAAGCTCCTGTTCTGCGCGGAGAAGGCCACCAAGGGACAGATTCTCGTGGGGGGCAAGAACATCGCGCGCATCCGCGAGTCGGCGGTGCCCTACCTGCGGCGCAACATCGGCGTGGTGTTCCAGGACTTCAAGCTGCTGCCCCACCGCACGGTGGAGGACAACGTCGCCTTCACCCTGGATGTGCTGGGCGTGCCCCGGGACGAGGCGCGCGAGAAGGTCCACCGCATGCTCAAGCGGGTGGGGCTCGAGCACAAGGCCCGCTCGTACCCGCTGCGCCTGTCCGGTGGAGAGCAGCAGCGCGTCGTCATCGCGCGCGCGCTCGTCAATGATCCGACCATCCTCCTGGCCGACGAGCCCACGGGCAACCTGGACCCGGCGCTCACCGTGGAGATCATGGACCTGCTCAACCAGGTGAACATCCGCGGCACCACCGTGATGGTGGCCACGCACGACAGCACGCTCCTGGCGCGCTACCAGAAGCGCACCGTGCGGCTGGAGCGCGGCTTCATCGTCTCGGACGAGGACGGGGTGAAGGCGGCCCGGCGGATGGCGGCGGTATGACCGCGCTGGCCAAGGTCTCCTACTTCTGGCGCTCGGCGGCCGGAGGGCTGAAGCACTCCCCGTTCGTCCACTTCATCGCCATCACCACCATCGCCATCGCGCTGTTCGCCGCGGGGCTGACCCGCACCGCGGGCCATGCCCTGGATGGGCTGCTCGCCTCGCTGGGCGGGGAGGTGGAGGTGACGGTGTACCTGGCGCCCGAGCTGGCCCCGGAGCAGGTGGAGGCCATGCGCGGGACGCTGGAGGCCGCCAGTGGCGGCCGGGCCGTGCTGGTGAAGCCGGACGAGGCCCTGGACCGGCTGGCGCGGGAGTTGGGGGACCTGGGTGGGGCGCTTGCGCAGCTTCCCGAGAACCCGCTGCCGCCCTCCCTGGAGCTGGCGGTGGCGCCCGAGCGCCGCACGCCCGAGGGGCTGGAGGTGCTCGCCCAGCAGGTCCGCACGCTGCCGGGAGTCACCGGGGTGGACTATGGCCAGGAGGCGGTGGAGCGGCTGACGGCCATCGCCCGGGCGCTGCGGTACGGCGGGGTGGTGGCCTTCGCGGTGGTGCTCTTCGCCACCATCATCATCGTGTCCGCCACGCTCCAGCTCGCCATCTACGCGCGGCGCGAGGAGATCGAAATCCAGAAGCTCGTGGGCGCCACGGACCGCTTCGTGAAGGCCCCGTTCCTCATTGAAGGGCTCCTTCAGGGGCTCCTGGGCGCCGGGGTCGCGCTCGCGGGGCTGTGGCTCTTCAGCCAGCTCGTGGGCCCCTCGCTGGCGTCGCTGTTCTCCTTCCTGCTGGGGCCTGCCTCGGGCGAGCCGCTGGTGAGTCCGGGGCTGGCGCTGGAGCTGGTGGCGGCGGGCGGCGGGCTGGGGCTGGTGGGCAGCTTCATCGCGGTGGGGCGCTTCCTGCGGGTATGAACCGGGCGCTTCTTCTCCTGCTGCTCCTGTCCCTTCCCGCGCTCGCCCAGGACGAGGCCGTGGAGCGGGCCACCGTGCGCGAGCAGCTCGCCGCGCAGCGGGCCACCGTGGCCCTCATCGAGTCCAAGCGCGTCTCCGTGCTGGAGGGCGTGGAGCTGCTGGAGCAGATGGTGAGCCTGTCGCGCCGGCGCGTGCAGGTGCTGGAGAAGGACCTGGCCGTCTTCCGCAAGCGCGTGGCCGTGGCCGAGCGCGAGGAGGCGGTGGCGGGCGAGGTGCTCCGGCAGCAGCTCCACCGGCTCTCGCCCCGCCTGCGCGCCATGTACCGGCTCACGCGCCGCGAGCCCCTGGAGGTGCTGCTGTCCTCGCGGGACTTCTCCTCGCTCGTCTGGCGTGCGCGGACGCTGGAGGCGACGATGAAGAGCGACCTGGAGCTGCTGCGCGCCGTGCAGCACGTGGCGCGGCTCCAGGGCCGGGCCCTGCGGGAGCTCAAGCGGCTCCAGGCCTCGCTCACCGCGCGCATGGCCTTCATCAAGGAGCAGTCCGCGCTGGCCGAGCGGCAGCAGGAGTCCCTGCAAGAGGTGGTGGCCAACCTCGCGGGCGAGGCCGAGCTGGCCCGGCGCGTGGTGCGCGAGCTGGAGCAGGCGGACGCGGACCTGACGCGCATCATCGACGACATGGAGGCGGGGATTCCGGCCACCGGCTTCCGCTCGCTGCGCGGCAAGCTGCCCTTTCCCACCCCGGGCCTGGTGGAGGTGGGGTTCGGCCGGGTGGTGAACCCCCGCTTCAACACCGTCACCGTGCAGAAGGGGCTGGACATCCGGGCCCCCGCGGGCGCCCCGGTGCGCGCCGTGGCGGCCGGCAAGGTGGTCTACGCAGGCTGGCTGCGCGGCTATGGCAACCTGCTCATCCTCGACCACGGGGGCGGCTACCACTCGCTGATGGCCCACCTGGAGAACGTCTCGCCCGAGGTGGGCGCGGAGCTTCAGCCCGGGGATGAGGTGGGCACCGTGGGCGACACGGGCTCCTTGAAGGGGGCCTACCTCTACTTCGAGATTCGTCAGGACGGGCGGGCCGTGGACCCGAAGCCGTGGCTGCTTCCTGCTCCCTGAGAGGGGGCGTGGGGAGCGTTTCGGTTGTTGCAGTGGGGCACGGCGGTTACTCACGCCGGCGTGTTCACCCAGCGCTGTCCTCTCAGGGAGGTCCCATGAATCGCGAGGGGCTTGTCGATACCGGCACCGGACCCGCCGTCGTGTTGCTGCACGGCTTCCCGCACACGCCGCGGCTGTGGGACGCGGTGTTGCCCCGGCTCTCCCAGACCCACCGGGTGATCGCGCCCAACCTGGTCGCTGGCGGCGATGGGCAGGCCCTCGCGGCCGCTGTCGCAGACCTCCTCGACGGACTGGGCATTGAGCGGGCCGACGTCGTCGGCATCGAC
Protein-coding sequences here:
- the murI gene encoding glutamate racemase produces the protein MRQISHGPIGVFDSGVGGLTVLKALMERLPHESTLYLGDTARVPYGTKSGEVVTRYSLKNAQFLLEKGIKLLVVACNTASAVALPALAAALPVPVMGVIAPGAQAALRRTKGGGVGVIGTPGTIRSGAYQRELQRADPHVPVKARACPLFVPLAEEGWTQGDVPALVAREYLADFAREGVDTLVLGCTHYPLLKDVIAQVVGPRVALVDSAEATAEAVAALLERTQELAPPGGVPAHGYFVTDVPERFVEVGARFLGRPIASAEQVDLSF
- the carF gene encoding plasmanylethanolamine desaturase — its product is MKNNLQNQLRQQDAHALAQGYSRAIRLMDIGSIAIFFALELALAYLLWGNPHVGPWLLLSAILLGYLAADFVSGFVHWMADTWGSTTMPVLGKAFVRPFREHHVDQKAITRHDFIETNGNNCAISIPVGIATLVMPHSSPAWVFLAAFLGSMIFWVMATNQFHKWSHLDTPGPVVSFLQRVHLILPPAHHGIHHTAPFHKYYCITVGWLNKPLTMIRFFPALERLVTWTTGMLPRQDDIGTEAAKAVLKSTDAEASVVQAAKALLESTEKPEQIAPGALPR
- a CDS encoding PAS domain-containing protein, translating into MRHLVLSAESLSEERLSRLSPEEFDALPFGAIKLDAQGQVLAYNAAESAFSRRAAPSVLGRRFFEDIAPCTNVADFRGRFDALVERGRGTESFDFQFRFRWGTRHVRIRLMLLGDGSRWVFVTSLLAPMFLPMEG
- the ftsE gene encoding cell division ATP-binding protein FtsE yields the protein MIQIFHVYKSYPGDPPVLSDVNLHVEKGEFIFLTGPSGAGKTTLLKLLFCAEKATKGQILVGGKNIARIRESAVPYLRRNIGVVFQDFKLLPHRTVEDNVAFTLDVLGVPRDEAREKVHRMLKRVGLEHKARSYPLRLSGGEQQRVVIARALVNDPTILLADEPTGNLDPALTVEIMDLLNQVNIRGTTVMVATHDSTLLARYQKRTVRLERGFIVSDEDGVKAARRMAAV
- a CDS encoding cell division protein FtsX, whose protein sequence is MTALAKVSYFWRSAAGGLKHSPFVHFIAITTIAIALFAAGLTRTAGHALDGLLASLGGEVEVTVYLAPELAPEQVEAMRGTLEAASGGRAVLVKPDEALDRLARELGDLGGALAQLPENPLPPSLELAVAPERRTPEGLEVLAQQVRTLPGVTGVDYGQEAVERLTAIARALRYGGVVAFAVVLFATIIIVSATLQLAIYARREEIEIQKLVGATDRFVKAPFLIEGLLQGLLGAGVALAGLWLFSQLVGPSLASLFSFLLGPASGEPLVSPGLALELVAAGGGLGLVGSFIAVGRFLRV
- a CDS encoding murein hydrolase activator EnvC family protein — encoded protein: MNRALLLLLLLSLPALAQDEAVERATVREQLAAQRATVALIESKRVSVLEGVELLEQMVSLSRRRVQVLEKDLAVFRKRVAVAEREEAVAGEVLRQQLHRLSPRLRAMYRLTRREPLEVLLSSRDFSSLVWRARTLEATMKSDLELLRAVQHVARLQGRALRELKRLQASLTARMAFIKEQSALAERQQESLQEVVANLAGEAELARRVVRELEQADADLTRIIDDMEAGIPATGFRSLRGKLPFPTPGLVEVGFGRVVNPRFNTVTVQKGLDIRAPAGAPVRAVAAGKVVYAGWLRGYGNLLILDHGGGYHSLMAHLENVSPEVGAELQPGDEVGTVGDTGSLKGAYLYFEIRQDGRAVDPKPWLLPAP